taaatactcacaactctaattttttctctttgtaaatgtaaatgttttcatgtatttacgctaaaagaataatattgcaaaaatatctgcataatctgaataaatatgaagaacctgaaatgtcttgagaagtaagtacaattttaataatattccatgtgttactaaatgttttgtatttgtagatccactgtgatctgtaagttataatgaacatgtgaaaatgataaactgagacagaatattgttaaaattacacttttttttctccagtttttttcatattattcacattgtttgaaaggctagtttgtagatgcaaacattttcatcatgtaattttacttttttcactctaaaacatagagaaaattttggagttgacattatttatatattattatgttattgttttactagttcggcccactacagatcaaatttagctgaatgtggcccccgaactaaaatgaatttgacacccctgttctactgcGTTCACCACCAACAGAAGATTGAAAGTACAGACTGATATAACGACTGAAAGTCAGTggctattagggatgtaacaattaccagtataatgataaaccacggtaaaattgccaacagtcaATATTACCAttgaaattctaattatcgtgataaccgtgtttgatgaccgcagaaaacgcctatgtaaagatatgcttttatgtcaaatatttgagtatagttttaatttattatcattttaattttatatacctaatatttggaaccaatattcacttttaaagtctttgaaaaggttcattaagcatctttgtgttatttatgcaataaattatagacaGTTTtcagattggattttatatatttttgtgtgttttctgtccttttgtgttgatatagtaggtaagtgaaaaaaataatagacagatgatatagacgaagttgtgctgaaaacaaagataccaaacatgggtatagtaaacattgttTATGtagtaaataaaggcaaaatcaaaagtactgaaaaacagccaaaataggatCAGACCCCTGAGGGTTAATATTTGGTGTGTTTTTGAATTAATTCCTTATGAAttcatctacagcacaggtgtcaaacatgtggcccggggaccaaatccggccccccaaagggtccagtctggcccctggaatgaatttgtgaaatgcaaaaattacactaagatattaacaatccttgtagttcaggttccacattcagaccaattcagtctcataataacatgtaaatactcacaactccaaatttttttctttgtaaatgtaaatattttcatgtattaacactaaaacaaagtataatttggcaacaatatttgaataacctgaacaaatatgaacaacctgaaatgtcttaagagaagtaagtgcagttttaataatattccacctgttgctaaatattttgtgtatctgtagctctactgtgatctgtaagttctaatgtacatgtggaaatgataaacggaagcattataatgttaaaattacatttttttttttcagtttgttcatgttattcacattgtttgaaaggatagtttgtagatgtaaacattttcataatgtaattttgcttttttcactgtaaaacatagagaaaagtttggagttgacattatttatatattattatgttattattttactggtccggcccactgcagatcaaatttagctgaatgtggcccctgaactaaaatgagtttgacatccctgagctACAGGCTCACACAGGGTGtgttttgtcaaaaaaacaggggggggggggggttgttttgtgtgtgtccataactaacgtaactaacgctggtgtgaaatgaaagtgaaactttacatactttcaacgtctaactcctgggttctattcctctgttattcaacggatcttacacgaaattttcacaaattttcccctgtatccactggacacacaaatgttgggctccatgaatttgtcacatttacacccccctttatggcgccctAGCGCATGGGGATGTtggcaaattctgagactgccgacagttgggttcaggtgaacgttagtgtcagtaatgtaggatatacagtAGGTGttagaaaactgtcacaacctgcctgttattgccattggttggttgtccccccgaggatgaaattcattgagcagaagtagggatgtaaaaaaccAGAGGAGGGGGTTGATCCTCCCCACCCCCCCAGCAAATCGCACCCTGGGCTcacatgaaataaaggctttttaaattttttaaccaagtgagtgcctggatttttgtctttttccaatgGTACATGTCCTCTCCACGAGCACCTTTGGTTTGGTGaataccagtagctccctgtgaaattgttttttttttttttttttaccattttattgTGTCGTCACCGTCGGTTTTTACCAAATCCTGAAttctttatgtatttttgtcattgtttttgtcattatttcgtCATTGTCTCTAATAGTAACGGCTCTGTCGAGTCATCACATCCATATAAAACTAAAGAattgaagaataaataaaatctaatctaatctaacctaatctaactgTTATGCACTTCAACTTTAGTGCAGGCATTTAGAGATGATTTCCTTCCTTTTACAATGTAGAAGTGTATATTGGTGCAGGTTTGTCTTGATATGTGTCTGcgcatcctcatcctcctcatcattgGTGATCTGTTGTATTATTTATGAATTTCCTCCACAAACTTTCTAACCCCACCATCTAGAGCCTACAAAGGATGATACACAGTAGATTATCTGGACTGTGAGAAAAAGCAGTGTTCATTCTTTCTGCGTGAGCTCTGTGAAACAAACCTGCTAAAAAATTAACTGTGAAACAAGGCATAGTGGAACAGAGGGTATGTCGTTGCAGGGTTCTGGCTCCGTGGACTCGGACCCCACAGGTGCACAGACTGTGTTTTGCTGTGATGCCCTTGAgagaaaaacagaaggaaaaatcaCTTCCAACATAAAGTAAAGTTTAGCAAAGAGAAAACCACTGAGTTCGTCTCAAATAACAATCATCACAAAAGCAGAAAACAGAACTTCGAGAACTTctgcttattttacttttttatattgtGTATTATAACGCAGACATATGATCATAAAGGTCTATTTTAGGACTTATTGTCTGGCTAACAATCAAATGTAGTATCATAAGCTCCGGCCAAGTCTCCCAGACCTGATTCTGCATTTTAGATACAAACAAGCTTACCCCTAAATTTCTGATCATACTTACCTTCTTCCACTCTTTCATTATCTTGGATTAGTCGTCTCAGTGATGTGCCAGACGCCTCACTTTGGACGGTGGCTGCTACACTTAATTGAATCACTGCATTCTCTGATCTGGGGAATAGCTTTTGGAAATGGGACAACCCATAACTTAGAGCAACCTGGCATGTACTTTTATGAAATGCTAcccatttaattatttattttctatttttagagCACAAAAGAAAGTCTGCCGGAGCATTAATGAATCAGAGATTGGCTTGGCTTTGTGCCCACATTGTGAATTTCACTAAGTACAGTTCCGCTACTGTGTTGTTTCACTAGAAGATTGCGTGATGGTGCATCATATGGGTCAAATTCATTCACTAAAAGGTCGTCACGCAGcttgaaaaaaaatacataatgcaATGAGTGAGATAGTAAGGAATGTGTGACaacaatatttaacatttttatatcaaaacacctaaaaatgacccaaaatttGCCATAAATTTGTTTGCTAGCCTACTAATGTACATTAGTATTGGTCAAACTCAGAgaaattcattattttattcaatatGATGCCTTGTTTTATTTGGTCAGTATTAAAATGGTTCACATTTTCAGTCAGAAAGCTCTGTCTGTATTCACATAACATGaaattggaataaataaataaataaataaatttacagTTTATTGGAGCAAACAAATCAGAATCTGTGAACTTTCCTTCAACCTGTGTTCATTTTACTATTTTAAAATCAAAGGGATTAAAACAAGTTTATAGGTTAAAGTCAGGCAGTGTCTTCATCAAATAGgcgtgtgtaaaaaaaaaaaaaaaaaaggagaattaAATAAGAGCAGACCTTAGTGGGAGGTGGTTTGTGATGGAATAACAGCCTCCATGGACTTAAAAATGGGGATATTCTAATTTGGTTTGAGCCTGTTTTGTTCATTGATCTgacttgaagtctaaggacagagTGAGTAACGTTATTATATAAAGTTACAGGGTGACACAAagaaacgggaactttttaacaatccaataaaaccaagagtgatggaagaaaaatattttattcatagtaattgaaaccttaaaacatgccatttaagaaacaatgatggaattttcattttttaaaaattccttcctgtagatggcgtccttctgtacgaatgcattcttgaaatctgctgttgagattcctcattgaccgctgcaacatctcagctgggatactgtgaatttcatcctgaattctctgttttaactcatccagagttcttggttgagtcgtgtacactttactcttgagatagccccacaagaaaaaatcacaaacggacaaatctggcgatctagggggccagggaacgttaccgaatcttgagatcacacggttaccgaacaattctcgcacagcctccgatgattgccgtgcagtgtgtgatgtcgctccatcctgttgaaaccaggtttcttgaaCGTGTGGAAAATTGTTCAATTCAGGTGTAACGAAGGATTGTAACATCTCCAAGTAATGATTCgcagtgacagtgactgagatcgcctgttcattttcaaaaaatccatggttactaaaatgggggtgtgtttacttgctcaaggtcactgtctcgcagtgctgccatttgctcatgtctgccaatacgcacttcaaaaattcccggttttttgggtcaccctgtatttgatgaaaagaatgggggtgggattaaataagtttttcttctgcccactccttttcgagtgtaaatgaaagattttggaatttttgaacttgcatgtattctgtaaatgcctgaaataaacaaataaatgaatgaatgaatgaatctgtgTTGTGTATAACACTCATTATGCAAATGTCTTCTTTTAGCCCTTATCATAATCTTTCCCTAACACTAACCAAGTTGTTCTTCAATCTAAACTAACCTTATCCACGGGATTTATACCATCTAgatcacaggagtcaaacatgtggcccgggggccaaatccagcagggtccaatctggcctgcaggatgaatttgtgaaatgaaaaaattacactgaagatatgaactatcagtggtgtcaaaatcattttaattcaggttccacatacagacacataaagaccaattagatttcgagtgggtcagaccagtaaaatattatcagaataacctataaataatgacaaccccaaattctgtctttgttttttgctgtaaaaaaataaaattacatgaaaatgcttacattaccaaactatacttttacaaaaaacgtgaataaaaagtaaatgcaattttaccaatattctgcctgttactaaatgttttgtgcgattgtaacgcacatgtgtaaatgataaactgataaactgaggcagaatattgttaaattgcacttgtttttctcaagacaattcaagttgttcatgttattcagatttttaaggaaactttgtagatgtaaacctgatcattatataattatactttttctactgttattattttactaaaatattatcagaataacctataaataatgacaaccccaaattctgtctttgttttttgctgtaaaaaaataaaattacatgaaaatgcttacattaccaaactatacttttacaaaaaacggcccacttgagatcaaattgggctgaatgtggcccctgaactaaaatgagtttgacacccctgatctagatggaACTGTTGTGTAGTGTTTGCAATATCAGTGTTATTTTGTCCATATTTTCTGTTTTGGGACTGATTTGGTAATTGAACAGTCGCTAAGAAGACGTGTGAATTGTGTAGAAAAACATGACAAGATGTTTTTTCTTActtctttatttgttttattgtcttATGGTGTCATGTTCCAGAGAACAGAGCGTGTTTTGCAACTCTATAATGAACTGTTTAATGGCACAGCGCAAAAGCATTTCAGGGTTTTTGTactgtagagaaaaaaattagaACATCTGTTACCTGGGTTTAcatgacacttaaaaaaaaaaaccaaaaaattacTCTGTTAGTGCGACTATACGTGGACTTTAAAGTACATGTAAATGGTTTAGCTTGACTGAAATGGATGTTTTACCAGTCGGACTAACTCACACCTAGATAATGTGATTTGGAGTCGATCTACTCCATGTAAACAGACCAGTCGGACTGGAACAGGACCAGGTGTTCTGCACATTCACTAGAGCTTTGAACCAAATCCAGACCTGGAAGTTTAACATCATACGTAAATCTCATCTGCACAAAAAGTAGAGCGGACAAAAACTACGCTATGTACAAATTTGCATCGTTATCCACTTTACCTCTAGGTTGATGACGTGTTTGCTCGCTATTGACTATTGTTGTGATCTGGTAACAAACTGAAAGAGTGTATATCACCTATTGTAGAGGCAacatgatttcaacaataaatcCATTATACTCATGTACATATAGACTGGGACTAAGACAACAGTCCAATTAAATGGTTTAATTGAGTTATGGTCATAGCTCGACAAagctgtgcatgtaaacatactgtCTGTTTACTAGTCTACTGATGAGCTTGCAGAAtgtgatatttgttttgtttttgttttttttggattgCATTTCcagtttctttaacccataaagacccaaacatccatcaccgaccctagtcatctactgatctaaaatgtctaatacctgttgatccactaatcctatcaatacatgtaaataattggtgtaaaatacagtttgtcatcttttcatggtcatcagatatgacccatttggacgttcagaggctccgtagttaccacagaaacaccgtcatcacctacaacattgattcaccagtaaaaccaatggagttggatcaatgacagtggatggagacaattggtttatgttcaattaatatattttactgaaaaagtcactatttctgcagttttctcttgttttagtacaataaccctcaactttaatctgagcttttatgaacatcttcatgatcagtgaattaaatataggaaaatacttgatctATACTGATAGAAtacgaaatacagaggataatataaataGATGGTGGTAAaggttagatcaggggtgtcaaactcattgtagttcaggggccacattcagctaaatttgatctgaagtgggccgaaccagtaaaattataatataataatatataaataatgtcaactccaaacttttctctatgttttagagcgaaaaaagtaaaattacattatgaaaatgtttgcatctacaaactatcctttcaaacaatgtgaataatatgaaaaaactgaaaaaaaagtgtcattttaacaatattcggcctcagtttatcattaacacatgtacattataacttacagatcacagtggatctacaaacacacaaaatatttagtaacaggcagaatattgttaaaattgcacttaacttcccttaagacattttaggttgttcatatttgttcaggttattcagatatttttgcaaaattatactttgttttagtgtaaatacatgaaaacatttacatttacaaagagaaaaatttggagttgtgggtatttatgttattatgatagaattttactggcctgacccacttgagattgaattggtctaaatgtggaacctgaactaaaatgactgttaacaacttggtgtaatttttgcatttcacaaattcatcccaaggctggactggaccctttgacaggccggatttggcccccgggccacatgtttgacacctgtgggttagataTAAAGACATATTCATTTGAAACTGATTTAGctgaactgatataaaagtagcactgggtctttatgggttaagcatgaACACATTTAGTCCCATGTACAAGTTGTAGATATTGAATTAGAGTTGAAGACGTTCTAGAGCCACCACATTGTTATGGTTCGTGATCAAGGGCTTTTTCCCCTTTAATCTCCAGTTCGAAGCATGTGGCTTTACACCTTCGAGCGCATGTTCGCTGCTTCCGCCTCCAGCCGCCTGTCGGTTCAGAGTGCCTCGTACAGACCGCTGACCGCAATCATCCTGATGGCTCTTCCCGGCACATCTGTAGTCCCCGGAGGCTGTGGGAGGCTCTTTGATGCCTTTCCCAGCTTGAGTGTGGCCTCTCGGTGCCCTCTCTGCCCGCTGCCCTCTGCCTTGGACACCTTGGGCCAACCTGCCTTCATCTGCAGATAATCCCCCTGTTGACGGGTTTGAATTGCTCTGATCCTCTTGGAGACATGGCGCCCTCGTCAGCCTcagcctcctcctccctccctcctgtaGTGGCGAGCTGCTGGGGTTAAGACCTGTCACCGCTCTGCCTCTTCCAACCTGAGCTTTAATTTGAGGAAAAACTGAGACAGGGACCGGTTTGATGCACAAAGGAGCAGGGGTTCCTTGGCAAACCACATCTTCCAGACATCGGCCTCCGCTTTGCTCCGTGAGGGTAGGGTGACTCAGCTGAGGCCTCGACAGTCTCTTAGGCTGCTGGGCTTTGACTGGTTCAGTGGAAGCAGACGGACACACCGCAGACTTCACCCGGCTCTGCTTCCTTGTACGAGGCTCATTCGGTGTCACATCTGGCTTACAGGGGACGGCTTTGGTTTCCTGCTGCCCACACTTCAGTTTCTGCTTCTGAGCTTCTCTTACCTATAAGTAAATACAGTTAATATAGCACTGTTTGGAGGTAATAGTCACAAAGTGGTTTACAAGAAAGAAAATACAGcataaaatagaaagaaaattaGTAGGATAGTAACAGTGGAATGACTTGAAATAGCAAGAGCATAGGGTGATAAGTATGTATTATATCATCAGCCCAGTgtgtaaagtactggaaagtcacatttGAGTAGGAGTACAGATACCCTACCAAAAAATTCACCAACTGAAATGCGACTCAAGTTAAAGTCCTTAAGTAGCATtactagtatttactgtacttaacccataaagacccagtgttagttttgtggccgtttccaaattaatttttctctatatttaacctttcttaagggatttttcACCATTAATtgcaatcaaggttattattgttaacgaaaactaacgaagtgacaaaaactacaattgaaaaaacattttcgttaactgaaataaataaaaactatgattaaaagaaaaaaaaaaacaataactaactgaaactgtattgtgtgcttacaaaactaactaaaacatataaaaattgtggataaaattcccttcgttttagtctttgtcaatgtcagattgatacgaaatcgatttatttcgctctagcaattttagctagcagcaccatacgacacttcacggtccatcacctctcgtcacttgttgtttagagtcgtcttctggtccccactctacctggaaacatgtagactaatgtttggagaaagcagcagagtcctgtctgggatttatttaaatatgatggtgaagaagataaaagatacaacaaaactaaaactaaactaaaactaagcatttgcaaaaaaaaaaaaagaaaactaataaaaactagcaaacttgctctaaaaatgaattaaaactaactgaattagagaaaaaacgtaaaaactaaataaaactaaactataatgaaaaatctgaaactattataaccttgatcataatattatcctccttattttgcattttatcagtgtaaatcatctattttcctatatttgatttactgattatgtagttgttcataaaagatcagattaaagttgtgggttattatatcagaaacagaaaactgaagaaaaagtaactttttcagcaaagatgcgaataactgaacataaaaacatgtgtctccatccactgtcattgatccaactccatgggttttacttaggggtgtaacggtacataaaaattttggtttggtatgttttcGATACAGTGAAAGAGACCAGTGAAGAGGGGGGCATGGGCGGGTGCGCTCCATAACTAacgaaaactgaaagtgaaacttaacatgcttccaACATCCGACCCAGCTTCTGTGCTTctgttatgctgcgtttccacgacgtggtattggctcgactcgacttggctcagcctttttgcgtttccattacgaaaaaggacctggaatctggtacccgcaactatccatccattctcttccgcttatccggggccgggtcgcgggggtaacagtctaagcagggatgcccagacttccctctccccagacacctcctccagctcttccggggggatcccgaggcgttcccaggccagccgagagacatagtctctccaacgtgtcctgggtcttccccgaggtctcctcccggtgggacatgcccggaacacctccccagggaggcgtccaggaggcatccgaaacaacAACTACCgcaactagttttttggtatcacctccgtcgaggttccaagtgatactaaaccgtgacgtgtaaacactgcagatcactgattggtcagacagttttctctgtgacccaccgttttacaaaaaaacagatgcggaagttgacagtaaatatagcggtacattaatccacatgatgacagcctgaaaaCTACACAATGGTTTGTTgaagagattcagtctttggtggctgatgtaaaaattcagacgagataacacacaacgagcgagtttatcagcgaatctctgagcagacgacacagaaataacatgccgcatgacgtccaggtactgtaaagtcagtagaatcctataatggaaatggtctccaggaataggacctggtacccgagtcgagccgaatggagtcgagttgagctggttctatgttgtggaaacgcggcattatactctctgttgtcatgttcacccccttTTATCAgcgccccagcctcagaataaagtgttttgggtttttttgcagcgGCGCTGAGAATTCAGCAGCGGTGCAACTGCAAAATGTATATAGGGAAAACCATGTACACAGGTTCTGCTTGTGGCCACCCTGCTTCccagtgtttgcattcttcacacaggctacatgtattcacttggtacacctctgtattgcaTTGAAGGCTCTGAACCAAAATGGTACGATACAAACAAGTggaccgttacacccctagttttactggtgaatcaacgttgtagaagatgatggtgtttccacgttcactatggcaCCAATGAACGTctaaacaggtcatatctgatgaccatgaaaagatgacaaactgcattttacacctttttttttttttttttttttttttttttacagttattgataggattaatggatcaacaggtattaaacagtttacatcagtagatagtgtcagtcaccagtggctgtttgggtctttatgggttaagtaaatcaagtaatctacaattaaatgtactcaagtaatgaaagcaaaagtacaagtgtACAAATGTTAAttacaaccaaaggcagtcagaattgtTATTATtacgctgctgctcacatcaacagattgcCGACAGGTTGAGTGAGACCGTCGTTTAGGCCCAGTGACTaatcctgactttgttgcagtcaccggtaatctcagctgtgaaaacaccaaatttcctttaatttattttttgtaatgagtAACAATACTCTGCAtcggagtagaagtatgcaattgagttaggaaatgtagtgaagtaaaagtcaaagtaaacagaataaaaaatactcagtaaagtacaaattcacccaaaacatTCTTGAgcacagtagtgaagtattattacctTATTACTATACAATACTGTGTTAGCCGCATTGCATAATTGTCTATTTTTGGACAAATTGTGAAATCTGTGTAACTGTActttcctaacactgctgcttcatttatgCAGAtaccacaatttggccaaaaacatgactttggcaattatgctataaggctaacaatatgtaaTTTTGGAATTTGACTGCTTTCCAGGTATGCTCTTTTGTTTGTTGTCTTAATAaaatgttgaggaaaaaaaaaaaaaatcaataaaacacatGTACTGTTGTTTTCTGACACCGGATGTGAACAGACTAACAGCTGGACACTTGTTTTTCGGAGATCTCGAATGTTAATGCTAAATCTTTACAGGACCCAAGAGGTTTCTTTGAGCATCTGGACCTAATACATGTGTCTATCAAACTTTACAGGTATAAGTGAAACCTTATGTGTCAAGTTTTCCGTCATTTCCGACTGTTTTCAAGCCTTTACAGACACACATTCTCAGTCAAACTTGTATCATAACCTTCCATTAGAATATGTCCAAACCTGCAAGTACCTTGGACATATTGTATCTGATAATCttagtgatgataatgacattCAAACTAAGGTTAGGAGTCGTTATGGTATGAGTAATTTTATCTctcgcaggttttatttttgttcttgttcatatctttttgcttgaatatttatctctgttacttaCGGGTTCATTTTAAATGTACTGCTCTCTCagtcagagttgcttttaacaatgcattctgtattatacatggtttttatcgtagctgtagtgctagtggtatgttctgttttaaccctttcatgtatactggtcactccagcggacagctattctacagctgttctcttatatattcatggattttgttgttctttttgttgtttttttacacatatctttattaaagttttaagacactacatatcttttctgacatgaaatggTAACGTTATGTTGATCTCCCCTGagaataaacccccagaatcacaagccctccccatagttttcacacaatttatcagtaaatacatgtttctatgcgtcaaaaattaaacatgtggtgtccagctgagtggacatttttgcaacttcatgaaaaataggttcataagaattttttttttcattattatcttttttatgttttttttattattattatttattatttttatttatttttcagaagaaaattttcagtcgcattgtttttttaatgcctaaagaggaataaaaacgctcaggaaaaattttttgattaaggttctcataattcgtacatgaaagggttaataatgtttgctcttattatgagatattacggaaagcaattttgaattttatactgcgtttaagtcactctagaaatgttgtgatttttacaattgttaactctgacttttatgctgattctacacttgttaaatactggcactagcatctttatacttgttattgaagatagggtgtgtgcatgcatgttgtttttatatttataaccctttttgttatatattttttcaaatgtttattatactctatggactataactatttacatgtctgatacaaataaataaatgaagaaaaaaaaaaaaagtatcagtggGACCTGTCTACTTCCTGCTA
This DNA window, taken from Sphaeramia orbicularis chromosome 11, fSphaOr1.1, whole genome shotgun sequence, encodes the following:
- the LOC115428341 gene encoding uncharacterized protein LOC115428341, whose product is MPSKSGAPPREEMLTIQVKNTKLHLNGQNLQLAAKNGRNSKTPGLHLSATHGKEAVGRLTALPPPTHHATTQLDLLHETPRPDPEREAVRRPVKLAPLELPEEVREAQKQKLKCGQQETKAVPCKPDVTPNEPRTRKQSRVKSAVCPSASTEPVKAQQPKRLSRPQLSHPTLTEQSGGRCLEDVVCQGTPAPLCIKPVPVSVFPQIKAQVGRGRAVTGLNPSSSPLQEGGRRRLRLTRAPCLQEDQSNSNPSTGGLSADEGRLAQGVQGRGQRAERAPRGHTQAGKGIKEPPTASGDYRCAGKSHQDDCGQRSVRGTLNRQAAGGGSSEHALEGVKPHASNWRLKGKKPLITNHNNVVALERLQL